The region TGTGCTTTGAGCACCTGCGCCTGACGGGCGCCGACGGTGCCGCGTTGGCCGGAAATCGTGGACACCCGCGCGTCGATCTCGGTGATACGCGTTCCCACGTTCACCCCCGATCGCAGGTCGGCGACGATGTTGTCGACAAGTGCGAACACCGAGTCGTCGCCGACACCGAACGTGTCCGCGCCGTTCGCATCGACGCGGATGGAGGTCGTTTCGCTGATGCGACGTTCCACCGGACTGCCGGTTCCGGTGAAAGTCAGGTCCGCGTTGAAAGCGACTCCGGCATCGGAGTTGCCGGCGAAGACCGTGCGGCCCAGATACTTGGTGTTCGCGGTGGTCATGAGCTCGGCGCGCAAGCTCTCGAGCTCGACCGCGATCGCCTCCTTCTGCGTCGCCGACAGCGCGCCGTCGTTGGCGCCTTGCACGGTCAGGTCTCGAACGCGCTTCATGATGTCGCCGGTCTGGCCGAGGGCCGTGTCGACGACGCTCATCCAGGAGTTGCCGTCGCTGATGTTGCGGGAGAACTGCGCGACAGCGTTCTGGGCGGAACGAACGCGGATCGAGTCGGCGGTACCGGCCGGGTCGTCGGAGGGGACGCCGATGCGCTTGAGGCTCGAGGCCGATTCCTGGAGTTTCCCCAGTGTGCCGAGGCTGAGTTGCAGGTTGCGCTGCGCGGCGACCGCGAGGCCCTGGTTGGTGACGCGATTGATCACGGGCTATCTCCCCACAAGACCGGTGCGGTTGATGAGCGTGTCGAGCATTTCGTCCACGGCGGTCAAGACGCGGGCCGCGCCGTTGTAGGCGGTCTGGAACATCTGCAGGTTCAGCTGCTCCTCGTCCATGTCGACGGCGGAGTTGGCGAGCTGGTTGCCGACGGCGGCCTTGGTCGACAGGTCGGCGAGGTTCGACTGCTGCATGCCGGACTTGGCGGCGGTGCCGATGCTCGTGACGATGGCGGACCACATGGTGTCCGGGGCGTCTTTGTCGGACTTGATCTTGGCGATCGCGGCGGCGATCGAGCCGTCTTTTCCGCCGGCGCCGGGGGCTGCATAGGCGATCCCCTTCACGTCGGTGGGGATCACGGTGAGGCCGAGAGCGGCCGGACCGGTGAGCGGCAGGGCGAAGAAGTCGCCTCCGGGCGAACCGTCTGCGCGCACGCCCCCGTTGTGGACCGCGTTGATCTTTGTGGCGAGGAACGTGGCGAATTCGTTGTAGTCGGCGGCCGCTTCGGCGAGCGCTCCACCCGTGCCCGCGGCGTTGGCACCCGACAGGCTCGACAGCGCACCGGCGATCTCGCCGCCGTCGACGCTTACGGGTACGTCGGGCCGACCGACCCAGTTCAGTTTCACAGGGTCGCCCACGGCGCCGGCGAGGGCGGTGGTTCCGGTCACCTCGAGGGCGTACGACCGGTCGCCGGACACGAGCGCGTTGCCGCCGAGGAGCACTTCGGCGGTCCCGTCGGGAAGATTGCGCAAGGTCGCGCCGCTGAGCGTTGCCATCGTGGTGGTGAGAGCGTTGCGCTGGTCGATGTACTCGTTTGCCGACCCGCCCGCGTTCAGCGTGGAGCGGATGAGCCCGTTCAGGGCCGCGACCTGGCCCGCAGCATCGTTGAGTTCGGTGACGAGTCCGGACGTCTCGGTGCGCAGTTGATCCCACTGGTTGGTAACGGCGGTGTAGCCGTCGGAGATCTGGGTGACCAGCGCACCGGACTGCTGCAGGAGAACCGCGGCCGCTGCGGGGTCACCCGCCTTGTTGCCCATGTCGCTCCAGGCCGCCCAGACATTGCTGAGCTGCTTGGAAATACCGTTGTCACCCGGCTCGTGCAGCGACGTCTGCAGGGTGCTGAGCACATTGGCGCGCACACCCCAGTAGCCGCTCGACGCCGTGGTCGAGCGCACCTTCGCGTCGAGGAAGCTATCGCCGAGGCGCTGGATCGTGGTCACCGCCACGCCCTGGCCCACCTTGACCTGCCCGGTGAGCCGGCCGACCTGGGCGAGCGAGCCCGCAGCCTCCTGCACGGCCCGTTGGCGCGTGTACCCGGTCGTGTTGACATTAACGATGTTCTGGCCGGAGACGTCGATCCCGTGTCGGGCGGCCACCAGCCCGCTGTAGGCGGTGTTCAGTCCGCTGAAGGTGCTCATCGGGGGTCCTTAAAGATTCAGGTCGAACATACGGGCGGTTGCCAGAGAGTTTTCGGTGACGCCCTTGGCGTCGTAGGTGCCGCTCGCCGAACCGTCGTGCGCGAGCGCTTCCTGCGTGGAGCGGATGGCGACGCGCAGGTACTGCACGTTGAGGTCGCGCAGCTCCTGGATCTCACGGGTCAGTTCGGTCATTGCCACGAGGTGGGCGGTCAGGATGTCCCGCCAGGTGTCATCCGTCGAGTGCACGGTGAGTTCGCGCAGCGTCGAATTCTCGTCGACGCCCCAGTCTTCGGCGAGACTCGACACCTCGATCGAGCGCGCGAGGCCGGCGTTGCGCAGCTTCTGCATCACCTGCTCGACCTCTTGCGTCGCGTACTGCAGCCAGCGGGCCTTGCCCGACGTCAGCAGCAGCTGTTCTTCGGTCAGCTTGAAGACGAGCAGCTCGAGCAGTTCACGCTCGCGCCACAGCGACGCCGACAGTTCATGCGTACCCATGACGGAATACCCTCTCTGCCTGCTTCGCGATACACCGCCAGTACGGATGTCGAGTGATCCCGGGTTCGCGTCATCAGGAACTTTCGGCAAGGGTAACCCGCCGGTTAGGAAGAATCTCGGGAAACTTCCGCTAGATCCCGGGATTAAGGGGCGAAACGCGTGAAACCAGTTCGGGGGATACCCCTTTGGGGGTGCCCCGGTTTGGGGGCGGACAGAGGTTGAGGGTTTCTCCCACCCCGCCGATAGAGTCGCAAATACCCGAATAAAGCGCGTGTTTACCCTGGCCCGCGAAGCATCACATTACGTCCAGAAACTTCGATGTTGCGTGCCAATACGCGTGCGTCGAGCAATGCCAGAAACCGCTGACGGGGGTCACGCTGTGGAACGACACGAACGCAACGCGCTGGTGGTGGAGAACCTACCGCTCGTCGGATATCTCGTATCCGAGGTGTGGGCGAAAGCCCGCCACCTCTCTCGCGACGACCTGGCCTCGGCCGGCGCCCTCGCCCTAGTCACCTCGGCGGACTCGTTCCGGCCCGAGCTCGGCATCCCGTTCGGCGCCTTCGCCCGCCGTCGCATCGTCGGCGCCTTCGCCGACGAGATGCGTTCGGAAGACTGGGCCAGCCGCGGCGCCCGTCGTCGCATCAAAGAGACCCTCGCGGTGCAGGACACCCTGACGGCCGCGCTCGGCCGCAAGCCCAAGGTCGATGAGGTCGCCGCCGCGATGGGGGTCGACCGCGAATCCGCGGCGGCCGGGATGGCGGACGCCGCCCGCGTCGTCGTCGCCCTCGACGAGACCGTCGCCGAGGCCCTCGTCGCCGAGGCCGCCCTGCCGGAAGAGACGCTGCTCTCCGCCGAGCGGCTCGCCTACCTGCACTCCGCGGTCGACGCCCTGCCCGAGAAGATGCGGGTCGTCATCGAGGCGATCTACTTCGACGACAAGACGGTGAAAGACATCGCGGAAGAATCGGGCACGACCCACTCCGCCGTCTCGCAGCTGCGCTCCGAGGCCGTGCGGCTGCTGCGCGACGGGCTCGAGACGCACTACTCCGACGGGGCCGCCGAGTACACGCCGGTCTCCCGCGTCGCCGTCTCCAGCCGAAGCGCGTACCTCGCCAGGATGGCGGAGCACGCCATGGCCACGTCGGTGCGCGACCGCGGCGTCGTGCACACGGAAGCCGCGGCATCCTGAGCCTGTAAAAAAAGATTTATCGCCCGCCTAACGCCATCAGGCGGGCGGCCGATAGCTAGAAGTATCAGCCCATGGATGGGCCGATGCACTCAAACCCAATCACGGAGGAAAACATCATGGGTATGCAGATCAACACCAACATTTCGGCACTCAACTCGTACCGGAACCTCTCCAACACGCAGAACGACCTGTCGAAGTCGCTGGAGAAGCTTTCCAGCGGCCTCCGCATCAACCGCGCAGCGGACGATGCAGCCGGTCTCGCCATCTCCGAGGGTCTGCGCTCGCAGGTCTCCGGCCTCAAGGTCGCCGCCCGCAACGCTCAGGATGGCATCTCCGTCATCCAGACCGCTGAAGGTGGACTCACCGAGACCACGTCGATCCTCCAGCGTCTTCGCGACCTCGCTGTTCAGGCCGGTAACGACTCGAACAACGCCGACTCGCGCGCCGCGATCAGCACGGAAGCAAACGCTCTCGTGTCGGAGCTCGACCGCATCTCGAAGTCGACCAACTTCAACGGCATCAACCTGCTCGACGGTTCGGCCGGAACTCTCAAGTTCCAGGTCGGCGCTGACGGCGACGCCAGCAGCCAGATCGGCGTCAGCCTGACGTCGGCCAACGTCGCAACGGTCGCCAGCGCGCTGAGCGTCGGCAACACCGGCACGACCTTCGCCTCCAACACGGCCACCGCCCTGCTCGCCACCGGCGCGCAGGCGTTCACCTTCACCGAGGGAACCACGACGAGCCTCGTCACGGTCAACTTCGCGGGTGCGGCCGGAACGCTGAAGACGGTCGACGACGTGGCAGCGAAGCTGAACGCCGACGCCGGCTTCTCGGCCAAGGCTGTCGCGAGCGTCACCTACGACGCTGCCGGAGTTGCCAACGGCATCAACGTGAAGTCGCTCACCGGTGGAACCGTCGCCGTCGCCGACCCCGGCACCGGCTTCTCGGCCGCAGGCACCGCCGGTACGACGGGAGCGCTGAGCTTCACGACCGCTGCCGGCGCACAGTCGGCGATCACGCTGCTCGACGCGCAGATCAAGAACATCTCGTCGGCTCGCGCCGACCTGGGTGCTTCGCAGAACCGCTTCGAGTCGACGATCAACTCGCTCAACGTCTCGGCGGAGAACCTCACCGCTGCGGAGTCGCGTATCCGCGACACCGACATGGCGAGCGAGATGGTCAACTACACCCGCGCGAACATCCTGTCGCAGGCCGGTACCGCCATGCTCGCGCAGGCGAACCAGTCCAACCAGGGCGTTCTGCAGCTCCTCGGCTAGTCCGACCGGGTAACAACCAACGCCCGGCGGTTCTCCGAAGAGAACTGGACGTCTTGAACGAGCGCCGCCGGGCGTTTCCCGTACCACCACAAACTTTCTTACCGCCAGCGAAGGAGAACGGCTATGGCATCGATCAGCCTCCCGGGCCTAGCGAGCGGACTCAATTCCGCAGAACTCATCAGCTCGCTGCTCGCGATCGACGCCCAGTCGCAGACGCTGATCAGAAACAAGGCGATCGTCGCAACCACGTCGGTGAGCGCGCTCCGCGGCCTCAACAGCCAGGTAGCCGCCCTCGGCACCCTCGCGACCGCGACGGCCAAGGCCGGCGGCCTCGACTTCTTCTCGGCTAGCTCCAATTCGGCGGCCGTCACCGCCACAGCGTCATCCGGGGCGTCGAACGGCACCATCGACATCGTGGTCGGCAAGCTGGCTCAGGCCCAGTCGGGTGTTACCGCCGCGATGACCGCGTGGACCGGTTCCCCGTCGATCACCATTGTCGGCGCCGACGGCAAGACCACCGGCATCTCGCCCGCATCGGCCTCCCTCGACGACGTCGTGACGGCGATCAACGCCTCCGCGGCAGGCGTGACCGCGACCAAAGTCGCCTCGGGAACCGACGCCGGCGGAGCCACCCAGTACCGGCTGCAACTGAGCGGCAAGGAAACGGGTGCGGCCGGCTCGTTCACCGTCTACGCGGGTACGGAGGCGGATGTCGCCGCCGGTACCGCCACGAACGTGCTCGCCCAACCCGGCGCCGCGACCATCCGCCTCGCGCAGGACTCCTCCGTGACGCTCTGGGCGGGAACCGCGGCGGAGCAGGTCATCACGTCGAAGAGCAACACCTTCGCCGACCTGCTCCCCGGAGTCTCCGTGACCGTCTCCGGTGTCTCGACCACCCCGGTCACCGTCTCCGTCGCCCGAGATACCGCGAAGACGAGTGCCGCGGCCGCCAAACTCGTGAGCGACCTCAACGCCACTCTGGCCTACATCTCGATCCGCACCGTCTCGACGGCGAGTACCGATGCCGAGGGGAAGCCCGTGCTTTCGGGAGGGGCTTTCACGGGAGACAGCACGACCCGCGACGTGACGAAGAAACTGTTGGACGCGGCATCCGCCCCCGTCGGCGGCCGCTCGCCCTCCGAATTCGGTATTTCGATCACCAAGACCGGCACCATGGAGTTCAACGCGGAGAAGTTCGACGCCGCGTTCGCGAAAGACCCGGTCGGCACGCAGAAGGTCGTGGCCGAGATCGCCTCGCGGATCGCCACCGCCGCCACCAACGCGTCCGACAAGACCACCGGCACCATCACCACCAAGATCACCGGCGAGCAGACCACCATCGACCAGCTCACAAAAGAGGTGGCCAAGTGGGACGACCGGCTCGCGACGCGGAAAACCAACCTGGAACGCTACTACGCGGCGTTCGAGGTGAGCATGGGCAACCTGAACGCCCAGATGACCTGGCTGACTTCCCAAGTAGATGCACTGAAGGCCTCGAAGGACTGATCATGACCATGTACGCGAATGCCCAGCAGCAGCGCAACCGGTACGCCGCGGACGCCGTCATGTCGGCCTCCCCCGCCCGGCTGCTCACCATGCTCTACGACCGCCTGCTGCTCGATCTGAGTCGAGCCGAGTCGGCCCACGAGACCGGTTCGTGGTCCGTGGCATCCGACAACCTGCTGCACGCGCAAGACATCATCACCGAGCTGACGTCGTCGCTCAAGCCCGAACTCTGGGACGGCGGGGATCGCCTGCTCGCCCTGTACAACTATGTGTCGGGCGCACTCATCGACGCGAACGTCAAGCGCGATACAGCCCGCATCCGCGAGAGCATCGGTCTGCTCGAGCCGCTGCGTCAGGCCTGGCACGAGGCGGCGGCAGAACTCGTCGTGTCGCAGCCGGCCGCGCCGCGTGCGGCCGCGGCGGGCGGGATGCTGGGCGTTGCCTGATCCCGCCGAGTACGCGAGCTGGACCGCGGCGCTCGCCGACTTGCACGCCTACGCACGAGCGGCACGCGACCCCGATTCGACAGCGGATGACGCGACCACCGCCATTTGGACGCCGCCGATCCACCTCGGTCCGCTGCCCGTAGAGCTCCGCGAACGCGCGGAGAGTCTGCTCGCCGAACAGCGGGTTTCCGCGCGCACCCTCGACGAGCTGCACCGCGTGACCGGCCGGCACCTCTCCGCGGTGCGCGCCGTGCCGCAGCTCGCCGACCGCCAGTCGGTCTACCTCGACGTCACGGGCTGAGGATTTAGCCGCGCTCTCCTAACGGGAGGCCGTGGGCAGCCGATAGCTAGTCGGTGAGAGCACGGATTGCTCACCATCAGGCCACGGATCGGCCACTTCGTTTCTTGTAATGAGAAGACGGACAAAGTGCTCGAATCTGTGACCTCCGCTGCACTGAGCAGCGCGCTCGACGGCCTGGCCCTGCGCCAGCGCGCGATCGCGAGCAACATCGCGAACGTCAACACCCCCGGCTACACGGCGAAGCGCGTGCTCTTCGAAGACGCCCTCGCCAAGTCGGTCGAGAACGGCGACGGCGACGTCACGGCGGTCACCGCGCGCGCGCTCGAGCCCACGCGCCTCGACGGCAACAACGTCAACCTCGACACCGAGACCCTGTCCAACGTCGACACCGTGCTGCGCTTCCAGTTCGCCAGCCAGGCCATCGGCGGCCAGTTCACCGCACTGCGCACGGCGATGAGGACCAACTGATGACTTTCGACGCGATCGGCATCGCGAGCACCGGCATGACACTGCACCGCAAGTGGCTCGACTCGGTCTCCGACAACCTGTCCAACATCAACACCGTCAAGGCCACGACCGACGACGCGTTCCAGGCCCGCTATGTCGTCGCCCAGGAGGGCGAGGGCACCTCCGGCGTCTACGTGCAGGGCGCCGCCTTCGGTTCCGCCGAGGGCCGCCTCGTGCACGAGCCCGACCACCCGCTCGCCGACGCCGACGGCTACGTGCGTTACCCCGACATCGACCTCGCCTCGCAGATGGGCCAGCTGATCATGGCCCAGCGTGGCTACCAAGCCAGCGCAGCGGTCGTCGACCGCGCGAAGGAAAGCTACCAGGCCGCCCTCCAGATCGGACGCAACTGATGGACCCGCTCGCAATCTCCCCGGTGCAGGGCACGACAGGCACCGGCTACCTTCCCAGCGTCGGAGGGGTGCAGTCCACCGACGGCTCCGGCTTCGCCAGCTCGCTCACCGGCGCCGTCGAGAACGTGCAGCAGTTGCAGGACGCCTCGAGCGACCTCGCGATCAAGGCCGTCACGGGCGACCTCGAAGACATCCACAACGCGACGATCGCGTCGTCGCGTGCCGCCGTCACCCTCGAACTCGTCGCCGCCGTGCGTAACAAGGGCGTCGACGCGTTCACCGAGATCATGAGGATGCAGGCCTGATGCCCCGCCAAGTCACCTCCGCGTTCCGCAACTTCGCGAACGCCGTCCGCGAATTCACCGTCGCACAGCGCACCGTCGCGATCATCGGCATCGCCGTGCTCGCGCTCGGCATCATCGCCTTGGGCATGTGGGCGACGAAGCCGTCGTACACCCCGCTCTTCTCCGGTCTCAGCGGGGAGGACGCCAACACCCTGGTCGAGCAGCTGCGCGGCGAGGGCGTCCCCTACGAACTCTCCAACGGCGGCGCCACGATCATGGTGCCGGAGGAGAACGTCTACGACCAGCGTCTCAAGGCCGCGGCCGCGGGCCTCCCCTCGTCGACGACGGGCGGCTACTCGCTGCTCGACTCGATGGGGGTCACCGCCTCGGAGTTCCAGCAGGACGTGACCTACAAGCGTGCCCTCGAGGGCGAGCTCGCCAAGACCATCTCGGCGCTCGAAGGCGTCAAGACGGCCTCGGTGCGCCTCGCCATCCCCGAGGAGACGGTCTTCGTCTCGGAGAAGAACGACCCGACCGCGTCGGTGTTCGTGGAGACCCAGAGCGGTGTCACCCTCACCTCCGACCAGGTGCAGGCCATCGTGCACCTCACGAGCGCCTCGATCGACGGCATGGACCCGACCGACGTCGCCGTGGTCGACTCCGACGGTTCCGTGCTCTCCGCCGTGGGTGAGGGCGCTACCGGCGGTGCCGACCAGCAGGTCTCCGACTACGAGGCGGGCATCCGCGCCTCGGTGCAGTCGATGCTCGACAAGATGGTCGGCGCCGGCAACGCGACCGTGGTGGTCGCGGCCGACATGAGCCGCGAATCGGCCGAGCGGGTGGAAGAAACTTTCACCTCGCCCGAAGACCCGCTCGCCCTCAGCGAGTCGGCGACGGTCGACAGCACCGGGGCCGGCGGCCAGACCGCGGCCGGCGTGCTCGGACCGGACAACATCGCGGTTCCGGGAACCGCCGAGGCCGCCGACGGCGAGACGAGCTCGAGCCTGACGCGCAACAACGCGGTGAACAAGGTCACCGAATCCACCAGCATCCCGGCGGGCGTGCTCACGCGCAAGACCATCTCGGTGGCGCTGAACCAGGGCGCGGCTAAGGGACTGAACATGGCCGGTGTCACCGACCTGGTGGCCACCGCCGCGGGCATCGACGAGGAGCGCGGAGACGTCGTCACCGTCGAGGTCGTGCCGTTCAACGGGGCGGGAGCCGCGGAGGCCACCGAGGCGCTCGCCGCAGCGGCCGCAGAGGCGGAAGCCGACCGCTTCGCCGACCTCATCCGCACCGCCGTCATCGCACTCGCGATCGCGCTGCCCATCATCGTCGCCCTCGCGATCTTCGCCGCCCGGTCGAAGCGCCGCAAGCAGGACATCGAGGAGGCCGCCGACCTCGCCGACCTGCGTTCGATCCTCAACGACACGCAGCCGACGGCCGCGCTCACCACCCCCGCCTACACGGCGATCCCGACGGTTCCCACGTCGCCGCTGCTCATCGAGCCGAACGCGATCGACCGCACCCGCGCCGAGATCGACGCGCTCGCCGCGCAGGACCCGCACCGCGCCGCTGAGTTCCTGCGCGGCCTGATGGACGGCCAGCGCGCGTGACTGACGTCGCCGCCGCCCTGAGCGGAACCCAGAAGGTCGCGGTCGTGCTCATGAGCATGGACCAGGAGGCCGCCGCCGGGGTGATGAAGCAGTTCACCGAGGCGGAGGCCGAGGAGATTGCCGGCGAGATCATCAAGCTGCGCCGCGTCGAATCCAGCGTGGCCGACGAGGTCATGACCGAGTACCTCGACCTCACCGTGAAGGGCGGCTGGAGCTCGCGCGGCGGCAAGGACTTCGCCAACAGCCTGCTCGAGGCCAGCTTCGGCGCCGAGCGCGCCGGCGACCTGATGAACCGCGTCGCCTCCAACATGGCCGGCAAGGCCTTCGAGTTTCTCGACAGCGTCGAGTCGGGCCAGATCGTGACCCTGATGGACGGCGAACTGCCGCAGACCATCGCCCTCGTTCTCGCGCACATGCGCCCCGACCACGCCGCGCCGGTGCTCGCGGCCCTCGACGACGACGTGCGCAGCGAGGTCGCCCAGAGCATCGGCATGATGGGGACCGCGATCCCCGAGGCGGTGCGGATCGTCGCCGACACTCTCAAGCTGCGCGCGGGTGCCGTCGTGTCATCCGGCGAATCCATGGACGTCGTGGGCGGCATCCAACCGCTCGTCGAGATCATCAACCGGGCCGACATCTCCACCGAGAAGGCCCTGCTCGAACGGCTCGACGAGATCGACCCCGAGCTCGCCGAAGAGGTGCGCTCGCGCATGCTCACCTTCGCCGACATCGTGAAGCTCGAGCGTCGCGACGTGCAGCAGGTGCTGCGCGGCATCGACACCGCGGTGCTCGCGGTCGCCATGAAGGGCACCACCGAGGCCGTCACCGAGGTCATCAAGACCAACCTCTCCGAGCGCAACCGGGAGCTGCTCGACGACGAGACAAAGTCGCTCGGCCCCGTGCGCGCCTCGCAGGTGGAGGAGGCCCGCGCGGAGGTCGTGCGTGCCATCCGCGACCTCGAGGCACAGGGCAGCATCACCGTGCAGCGCGGCAGCGACGAGGACGAATATGTCCAGTGAGACCGGGTTCTCGACCCTGAGCTATCCCGCCCTGCGCAGCGTCGCGGGCGAGACCCGCGACGACAGCGCACGCATCGCCGGGCACGCCGCCGGCTACGCGGCCGGGCTGCGCGAGGCGGAAGAGCGCGTGGCCGCTCGCATCGCCGAGCTCGAGGCGGAGACCGCGGCGTCGATCGCCCACGGCCGGGCGAGGATCGACCTTGCCGTAGCCGTGCTCGATTCCGCCGCCGCCGCCCTCGACGCCCGCACGGTGCCGGTGCTCGAGGCCGCAGGCGGCGCGCTCGCCGAGGGCGCCCTGCAGATCGCGGAGGCCGTGATCGGCTCGGAGTTCGCCGACGGAGCGGTTGCCGCGCGTTCCGCGCTGCACCGCGCTCTCGACTCCGTCGACGTCGGGCTGGTGCGCACCGTGCGCCTGAACCCGACCGACCTCGCGACCCTCGGCCCCGAGGTGCTCGCGGCGACCGGCGTGACGTTCACCCCCGACCCGACCCTGGCCCGCGGCGACGCCGTGACCGAGTTCCCCGACGGCTACCTTGACGCGCGAATCGGCACCGCCGTCGCGCGCGTGAAGACGGCCATCGAGGAGGCACGGTCGTGACCACACTGCTGCCGCCCGCCCTCCGCACCGCCGTGGGCGCCGGGCGTCCGCAGCGCGTCGGGATCGTGTCATCCATTCTGGGTCTCGGCGTCGAGGTGACGGGTCTCGACTGCGCGATCGGCGACCTCGTGACGATCGGCGACGACGCGTCCGTCGTGGCCGAGGTGATCGCCACCGGCCGCAACGGACTGCGCTGCATGCCTCTCAACCGGCTCACCGGCATCAGCGCCGGCGCGCCGGTCCGTGCCCAAGGCGCCCCCGTTCTCGTTCCCACCGGCGCCGGTCTCTTCGGCCGGGTCGTCGACGGCCTCGGCCGCCCGATCGACGGCAAGGGTCCCCTCATCGTCGACGGCTACGTGCCGATCGACAACGAGAGCCCGTCGGCGATGGACCGCGCGCGCATCGACACCCCGCTGCAGCTCGGCGTGCGCGTGCTCGACACGCTCACCACCGTCGGCCGCGGGCAGCGCATGGGCCTGTTCGCCGGCTCCGGCGTGGGCAAGTCGTCGCTGCTCTCGATGATCGCAAGGGGCACGGATGCCGAGGTGTCGGTCATCGCGCTGGTCGGCGAGCGGGGTCGCGAAGTGCGCGAATTCCTCGAAGACGACCTCGGGCCCGAGGGCCTCGCCCGCTCGATCGTGGTCGTCTCCACCTCCGACGAACCGGCCATGATGCGCCTGCGCGCGGCCTTCCTCGCCACCCGCATCGCCGA is a window of Conyzicola nivalis DNA encoding:
- the fliF gene encoding flagellar basal-body MS-ring/collar protein FliF; translated protein: MPRQVTSAFRNFANAVREFTVAQRTVAIIGIAVLALGIIALGMWATKPSYTPLFSGLSGEDANTLVEQLRGEGVPYELSNGGATIMVPEENVYDQRLKAAAAGLPSSTTGGYSLLDSMGVTASEFQQDVTYKRALEGELAKTISALEGVKTASVRLAIPEETVFVSEKNDPTASVFVETQSGVTLTSDQVQAIVHLTSASIDGMDPTDVAVVDSDGSVLSAVGEGATGGADQQVSDYEAGIRASVQSMLDKMVGAGNATVVVAADMSRESAERVEETFTSPEDPLALSESATVDSTGAGGQTAAGVLGPDNIAVPGTAEAADGETSSSLTRNNAVNKVTESTSIPAGVLTRKTISVALNQGAAKGLNMAGVTDLVATAAGIDEERGDVVTVEVVPFNGAGAAEATEALAAAAAEAEADRFADLIRTAVIALAIALPIIVALAIFAARSKRRKQDIEEAADLADLRSILNDTQPTAALTTPAYTAIPTVPTSPLLIEPNAIDRTRAEIDALAAQDPHRAAEFLRGLMDGQRA
- the fliG gene encoding flagellar motor switch protein FliG — encoded protein: MTDVAAALSGTQKVAVVLMSMDQEAAAGVMKQFTEAEAEEIAGEIIKLRRVESSVADEVMTEYLDLTVKGGWSSRGGKDFANSLLEASFGAERAGDLMNRVASNMAGKAFEFLDSVESGQIVTLMDGELPQTIALVLAHMRPDHAAPVLAALDDDVRSEVAQSIGMMGTAIPEAVRIVADTLKLRAGAVVSSGESMDVVGGIQPLVEIINRADISTEKALLERLDEIDPELAEEVRSRMLTFADIVKLERRDVQQVLRGIDTAVLAVAMKGTTEAVTEVIKTNLSERNRELLDDETKSLGPVRASQVEEARAEVVRAIRDLEAQGSITVQRGSDEDEYVQ
- a CDS encoding FliH/SctL family protein translates to MSSETGFSTLSYPALRSVAGETRDDSARIAGHAAGYAAGLREAEERVAARIAELEAETAASIAHGRARIDLAVAVLDSAAAALDARTVPVLEAAGGALAEGALQIAEAVIGSEFADGAVAARSALHRALDSVDVGLVRTVRLNPTDLATLGPEVLAATGVTFTPDPTLARGDAVTEFPDGYLDARIGTAVARVKTAIEEARS
- a CDS encoding FliI/YscN family ATPase, producing the protein MTTLLPPALRTAVGAGRPQRVGIVSSILGLGVEVTGLDCAIGDLVTIGDDASVVAEVIATGRNGLRCMPLNRLTGISAGAPVRAQGAPVLVPTGAGLFGRVVDGLGRPIDGKGPLIVDGYVPIDNESPSAMDRARIDTPLQLGVRVLDTLTTVGRGQRMGLFAGSGVGKSSLLSMIARGTDAEVSVIALVGERGREVREFLEDDLGPEGLARSIVVVSTSDEPAMMRLRAAFLATRIAESFRDRGAHVMLMMDSLTRVAMAQREIGLSVGEPPATRGYPPSTFSLLAQLLERAGTGAVGSVTGIYTVLVDGDDHNEPIADSARSILDGHVVLDRKLAVSGHFPSVDPLGSISRVASRVNTAEHTEVASQLRRVLAARKSAQDLLDIGAYQPGANPLVDAAVSFEADINQFLQQRMTDQSSVVDAWAQLTRLTRAFGAS